The nucleotide window ATTCGATTTCAAGCCCAAGCCGCACTGGGAATTAGGCGAAGAACTTGGCATTCTGGATCTGGAGCGGGCCGCCAAGCTTTCTGGCGCGCGCTTTGCAGTTTATTGGGGCGCCGGCGCCCATCTCGAACGCGCGCTCGCCAACTTCATGCTTGACGTTCACACGCGCGAGCACGGCTACACCGAAGTGCTGCCGCCTTATATGGTGAATTCTGAATCCATGTACGGTACTGGCCAGTTGCCAAAGTTTGCTGCGGATTTGTTCCGTGTCCCGCATGGAGAAAAGGACCTGTGGCTGGTCCCGACCGCCGAAGTTCCGGTTACGAATCTGTATCGTGATGAAACCCTGGATGGATCCAAGCTGCCAATTTCACTCACTGCCTACACGCCATGTTTCCGCAGCGAAGCCGGGTCATATGGAAAGGACGTGCGCGGCATTATTCGCCAACATCAGTTCCAGAAGGTTGAGCTGGTCAAGTTCGCACGCCCGGAAAACTCGTACGAAGAATTAGAAAAGCTGACGCACGATGCGGAAGAGATTCTGCAGAAGCTTGGGTTGCCTTATCGTGTGATGGTCCTGAGCACCGGCGACATGGGATTTTCGTCAGCGAAGACCTATGACCTGGAAGTCTGGCTTCCGGGCCAGCAACTTTATCGCGAGATTTCTTCCTGCTCGAACTTTGAGTCTTTTCAGGCGCGGCGGGCCAATATTCGCTTCCGGCCGGACGGCAAGGGCAAGTCTGAATTCGTGCACACCCTGAACGGCAGCGGCCTGGCTGTCGGGCGTACCTGGCTGGCCATCCTGGAGAACTACCAGCAGTCGGATGGCACGGTCATAGTCCCGGAGGCGCTCCGCCCGTACATGCGCACTGATCGCATTCAAGGCCGTGACCGCATAAAGGCAACTCACGGCGGGTGAAAACATCTAGAATTGAAGCGTTGAATCATTGAGTGATTGAGTGATTCAGCCATTGAGTCAATGATCCGATGGTTCAATAAACTTCCTTGCACACCGAACTAAAAACCGTCGAGCATGAAACGCCCTCAGTTCCCGTGGGCGGCGCTTGGCGGACGATTAAAAGTTTCGTCTTTTGGTCATATGAGCGTGGCACTATCCAATATGACGTGATGGTCACGCTCATATTGTTATTCGTATTCTTCTCGCCGAGGCTGATCGAATTCAACGATCATCCAGTCGAGCACAACCCGCACTCAACCGGGGTCGTCGTCTATCCAGACGGCAAAGGTGGATTGATTTATCAGGTGGAAGCGCGCGCCGTTCCCGAGGGCGACGATCAAGCCATCCGCGCCGCATTGCTTCGTGTCATCGAACCGATTTCCGGTGATGTCAGCATTTCGCGATACGAGCCGGTAAAAGACATCAAAGGCCAGGTTCTGATCTACAAAGTCTGGGTTCAGAGAGAGTAGCGGCGATCAACATGAAAAGACGATCCATCTTTTACGCGAGACCGATTGCCCCGCTCGCAATTCCTTTTTTCTTTTCTGTTGTACTTATGTCTCAGGGCCTTTGCCGGTTTCCTTTGTTGGACGCAATGCCTGCGCCCTGTCTTGTGGGCACGCAGAACGACCTTGATACCATCCTCGCCAAAATGGACCAGACTGCGGCGAGATATCACAGCGTGGAAGCAAAGTTCAGCTGGACCATGTACAACAGCGTTGTAGACGAGAAGGAAAGCCCCGAGACCGGCAGGATTTTTATCGAGCGGAACGGCGACCAAGTCAAGATGGCGGCTGACATCGAGCCGCCAGATGAGGAGCAGGTGGTTTTATCTGAAGGCAAAATTCAGGTCTATAAGCCAAGGTTAGCTGCCGTCGATGTGTACGATGCGGGCACCCATCGCGAGGAGGTCGAAACATTTCTCGCGCTCGGTTTTCTAAGCAGCGGCAATGAAATGCGCAAATCCTTCGACGTGAAGTACGAGGGTCTGGAGAAAGTCGAAAACGGTATCGAAGCTGCGAAGCTCGATCTGACGCCCAAAGCCGAGAACGTCAAGAATCACGTACCTGAAATCATTTTGTGGATCAATCCGGAGGACGGCACTTCTGTTCAGCAAAAGTTGATCGAGACCAACGGCGACTATCGGCTGGCAAACTACTCGAACATCCAGCTGGGCAAGAAAATTTCGCCGAACGTCTTCAAGTTGAAAACACACGGCAACGCAACAATCACAAACCATTAAGAATCAGCAGCTTGCATCTATCGCCGATTAAACTTTGCGGCTGCATTATCAAAAATGCCGCGTTATACTCGAAAACATCATCCAAGACACCTAATTTAGGACACGTAA belongs to Burkholderiales bacterium and includes:
- the serS gene encoding serine--tRNA ligase, with the protein product FDFKPKPHWELGEELGILDLERAAKLSGARFAVYWGAGAHLERALANFMLDVHTREHGYTEVLPPYMVNSESMYGTGQLPKFAADLFRVPHGEKDLWLVPTAEVPVTNLYRDETLDGSKLPISLTAYTPCFRSEAGSYGKDVRGIIRQHQFQKVELVKFARPENSYEELEKLTHDAEEILQKLGLPYRVMVLSTGDMGFSSAKTYDLEVWLPGQQLYREISSCSNFESFQARRANIRFRPDGKGKSEFVHTLNGSGLAVGRTWLAILENYQQSDGTVIVPEALRPYMRTDRIQGRDRIKATHGG
- a CDS encoding outer membrane lipoprotein carrier protein LolA, translating into MKRRSIFYARPIAPLAIPFFFSVVLMSQGLCRFPLLDAMPAPCLVGTQNDLDTILAKMDQTAARYHSVEAKFSWTMYNSVVDEKESPETGRIFIERNGDQVKMAADIEPPDEEQVVLSEGKIQVYKPRLAAVDVYDAGTHREEVETFLALGFLSSGNEMRKSFDVKYEGLEKVENGIEAAKLDLTPKAENVKNHVPEIILWINPEDGTSVQQKLIETNGDYRLANYSNIQLGKKISPNVFKLKTHGNATITNH